A single genomic interval of Shewanella psychropiezotolerans harbors:
- the radC gene encoding RadC family protein, whose amino-acid sequence MGIKDWPSGEGPRDKLLSHGAGQLSDSELLAVVLRNGLKGLSAVELARNLIAEFGGLRELLKASQQEVCKLPGMGPVKFAQIQAAAEFSTRISAEKLKRGKILSDPDLTRDYLMRQLRDRAYEVFAILLLDSQHRVIQFVELFRGTIDSASVYPRDVVCLVLEKKAAAVIVCHNHPSGVAEPSLADRRITERLKCALATIDVSLLDHMVVGDREIVSFAERGWID is encoded by the coding sequence ATGGGGATCAAAGATTGGCCGTCAGGAGAGGGGCCGCGGGATAAACTGTTGAGCCATGGGGCCGGTCAGTTATCAGATTCTGAGCTGTTAGCTGTGGTGCTTAGAAATGGCTTAAAGGGATTGAGTGCCGTTGAGTTGGCTCGGAATCTAATCGCAGAGTTCGGCGGGCTCAGGGAGCTACTGAAGGCCTCTCAGCAGGAGGTCTGTAAATTACCTGGTATGGGGCCGGTAAAGTTTGCTCAGATTCAGGCTGCGGCTGAGTTTAGTACCCGGATTTCGGCGGAAAAGTTAAAAAGAGGCAAAATATTGAGTGATCCTGATTTAACTCGGGACTATTTAATGAGACAATTACGGGATCGTGCCTATGAAGTGTTCGCCATTTTGTTGTTGGACAGTCAGCACCGAGTCATTCAGTTTGTTGAATTATTCCGCGGCACCATAGATTCAGCGTCAGTTTATCCACGAGATGTGGTGTGTCTGGTGCTTGAGAAAAAAGCCGCGGCCGTGATTGTCTGCCACAACCATCCATCTGGAGTTGCGGAGCCAAGCCTGGCCGATAGGCGAATTACTGAGCGATTAAAGTGTGCCTTGGCAACCATAGATGTTTCCTTGTTAGACCATATGGTTGTAGGCGATCGCGAGATAGTTTCATTTGCAGAGCGGGGATGGATAGACTAA
- the coaBC gene encoding bifunctional phosphopantothenoylcysteine decarboxylase/phosphopantothenate--cysteine ligase CoaBC: MSQSKTSSPTNKNILLAIGGGIAAYKSADLIRRLKERGFDVRVVMSQSAKEFITPLTLQALSGYPVASDLLDTAAEAAMGHIELARWADLVIVAPATANLIARINAGMADELITTTCLATEAPMILCPAMNQQMYRNQATQDNLANLAKRGLKIWGPASGSQACGEIGPGRMLEPLDIVALAMQFFAPKLLAGHSLLLTAGPTREAIDPVRYISNHSSGKMGFAIAKAAADMGAEVTLISGPVNLTTPAGVKRVDVISTQDMLDAVMSRVDSHDIFIGCAAVADYRVADVATDKIKKSSSNMQLALVRNPDILATVASHSPRPFTLGFAAETQDVERYAKDKLVRKKLDMIAANDVSNPELGFNADNNALKVIWAKGQEDLPATDKQTLASQLLAIVAKRIAILKDDKK, translated from the coding sequence ATGAGCCAAAGTAAGACTTCAAGCCCAACCAATAAAAATATCCTACTCGCTATAGGCGGCGGAATAGCGGCCTATAAATCAGCCGATCTTATCCGACGCTTAAAAGAGCGTGGCTTCGACGTACGTGTTGTGATGAGTCAGAGTGCGAAGGAATTTATCACTCCGCTTACCTTGCAAGCCTTATCGGGATATCCGGTGGCATCGGACCTACTCGACACCGCAGCTGAAGCGGCCATGGGTCATATAGAGCTGGCTCGATGGGCGGATCTGGTGATTGTCGCCCCGGCAACTGCCAACCTGATAGCCCGAATCAATGCAGGTATGGCCGATGAGCTTATTACCACCACTTGCTTAGCTACCGAGGCCCCAATGATACTCTGCCCGGCGATGAACCAGCAGATGTATCGTAATCAGGCGACACAAGATAACCTGGCAAACTTAGCCAAACGCGGTCTTAAGATTTGGGGACCCGCATCGGGCAGCCAGGCCTGTGGCGAAATAGGCCCTGGACGCATGCTCGAACCTTTAGATATCGTCGCTCTGGCAATGCAATTTTTCGCGCCTAAATTACTGGCGGGCCACTCACTACTGCTGACAGCCGGACCGACACGGGAAGCAATCGATCCTGTGCGTTATATCTCCAATCATAGCTCGGGCAAAATGGGCTTCGCCATCGCTAAAGCGGCGGCCGACATGGGCGCCGAGGTCACCTTAATCTCCGGACCAGTCAACCTGACGACACCAGCTGGAGTCAAACGAGTCGATGTTATCTCGACCCAAGACATGCTTGATGCTGTGATGAGCCGAGTCGATAGTCACGATATTTTCATCGGCTGCGCCGCCGTAGCCGATTATCGAGTGGCAGATGTCGCAACGGATAAGATAAAAAAATCATCCTCCAATATGCAGCTTGCCTTGGTAAGAAATCCTGATATCTTAGCCACCGTTGCCAGCCATAGTCCAAGACCATTTACCTTAGGGTTCGCCGCCGAGACCCAAGATGTCGAACGCTACGCTAAAGATAAACTAGTGCGCAAGAAACTCGATATGATTGCCGCCAATGATGTGTCTAATCCTGAACTGGGTTTCAATGCCGACAACAATGCACTCAAGGTCATTTGGGCTAAGGGCCAAGAAGATCTTCCGGCAACCGATAAGCAAACCTTGGCCAGCCAACTACTCGCCATTGTCGCCAAACGAATAGCCATTTTAAAAGATGACAAGAAATGA